One Williamwhitmania sp. genomic window, CTGCTCTTCCATTTGTGCTTGCAATGGCACCCATTATTGGAGGAATAGCAAAGCCACCAAATGCTCCAAGACCACCTATCCACCCTGACGCCCCTCCAATTGCCTTGGGCACATATTCGGGAACTAACTTAAAGACTGCTGCATTATTTATTCCCATTCCTATGGCTAGAAGCAAGGTGGTAGAAAAACCAACCACTACTGATTGATCGAAGGAAAGGATAATTGATGCAAATAGAACTATTGATAGTGAAATGAGGCTAACCGTTTCTCCCCCCATCTTATCTGCAAACTTTCCTCCATACACACGAATTAGGGAAGCTGTTATTGAAAATATTGCGGTAAATAGCCCAGCCTTTAGCACAGTGAATCCATGTAGCTGGTTCCAGTATACCGGAAACCATGCCGTTAGTGCAATAAAACCACCGAAAGTGGTAAAGTAAAGAGCCACCAGTGCCCAAGTATTCTTAACCTTGGCCGAATTAATAAGGCTATCCTTAACATTGCCTGCTGGGAAATTTTCCTGACCTAGAGCGATGGATAAATTCCTACTCTCCTCCTTGCTTTTTCCTGCCTTGAGATATTGGAAATAGTAGGAATTCTTGCCAAGAAATATATAGGTAATGGTGCCAAGAACTAAAAATAGGAACCATGCGAAATAAGCTGAATTGAAACCAAAACTCTGAAGATAGAAAGGGAGAATTACCGAAAAGAGCCCAGGAGCAAGATTTCCCAGACCAGCATAAGTTCCGAGGGCCATCCCCTGTTTACTTTTTGGAAACCAGTATGAAGTTTGCGCAATCCCAACAGAGAAGGTTGCAATGCCAGCTCCACTCAAAAAACCAAAAAACAGTATGAGACCATACAAACCATGCATATTATTTGGATAGGCAAAATTAAGCAGCATGGTAACACCGCCCAATCCAATCACCGATAGAAGCATGAGAATAAGGAATGGCTTTTTACCGCCAGTGGTATCTACCCATGCTCCAAATGGTATACGGAGTAATGAGCCAGAAAGAGCAGGTATGGCAACCAATAGCCCTATCATGGCCGGAGTTAACTCCATTGCCTCCTTAAACTTGATGGCAGTTGGGCCATAAAGTGAAACTGCTGCAAATCCAAAAAAGAAACCAAGCGTAGTTCCCAAAAGCCCTTGGCTGGGTGAACCCTTAACCGTAAAATTCTCCATTTTAAAAATACTCAAATAAGGTTTTATTCTGCAAGATGGCACAATACCTAATTACGAACTGTAACATTTGTTACAATGCCCAAATTAGTATCAGTTAACTGGGGGAAAATTGAAGTTGAAAAATCAAAGAACATTCTGTAATATAAATCATTAGAAGAGCTGATGAAACACTCACTTTGCTATCACAAATTTTATTCGAAGTTAGGTAACTGTTAAAACCACGCTCCTCTAATAATTCAAAATTGATACTCCATTGTTACTTATTCAGTTCGTCGAGAATTAATTGAATATCGTCTTGGCATTGCCCACAAACAGTTCCTGCTGTAGTTGCCTCACCAACTTCATCAACGGTTTTTAAGTGTTTCTCCTTAATGGCTTTTACAATTTCACTTCTGTAAATTTCATTACAGTTGCAAATGAGCTCATCCTGTTCCATCGTATACTTCTAATTAAGTTCAAATATTTTCATGTCTTCCTCAACGGTAGTGCTTACTTTAACACCGAACTTTTCCTGAACTATCTTTAATACATTCGGTGTTAAAAATCCGGGGAGTGTTGGGCCAATATGGGTATTCTTAATGCCAAGATAGAGCAGAGCTAGGTGAACAATTATTGCTTTCTGCTCATACCAAGCAATATTGAATATGATTGGCAACTTATTAATGTCATCCAAGCCAAGGACTTCCTTCAACTTTAAAGCCACAAATGCCCATGAGTAAGAATCGTTACACTGTCCTGCATCAAGCACTCTTGGTATTCCGTTAATGTTTCCGAGATTCAATTTATTGTAACGATATTTTGCGCAACCGGAGGTAAGTATAACGGTGTCTTTGGGTAGCTGCTTTGCAAACTCAGTATAGTATTCCCTCGCTTTTTGTCTAGCATCACATCCCGACATTACCACTATCTTTTTAATCGCACCGGAATTTACCGCTTCAAGAATCTTATCGGCCAGTGACAAAACCTGATTGTGAGCAAAACCAATGGTTATTTCCCCCTTTTCAATTTCTTGTGGTGGCTTACATTTCTTTGCCAACTCAATAATTTCAGAATAATCTTTGTGCCCATTTGGCAATTTCTTATCCAAAACTTTCCACTCCGGCATACCCGTTGCACCGGTCGTGAACACTCTATCGTTGTAGGTAGTAGTTTTGCGTGGAGGGACTAAACAGTTTGTGGTAAAAAGGATTGGACCGTTAAAGGTTTCAAACTCTTCCAGTTGACGATGCCAAGCATTGCCATAGTTACCCACGAGGTGCTTATACTTTTTCAACTTTGGATAAGCATGCGACGGCAACATTTCTGAGTGGGTATAAATGTCGATGTCCTTCCCTTCGGTTTGAATAAGCAGCTGCTCTATATCCTTTAAATCATGACCACTAATTAGTATGCCTGGGTTCTTACCAACCCCGATATTGACTGACGAAATTTCAGGATTTCCAAATGCGGAGGTGTTAGCTTTATCGAGCAATGCCATAACTTGGACGCCATGCTCTCCTGTTTGCAAAACTAGGTTTAGCATGCTACTTAAGTCTGATGGTTTTGTAATCTTTAAAAGAACCTCCTCAATGAAGTCATAAATATCTTGCTCCTCAAACCCCAAGTTAAACGCATGTTCGGCATAAGCGGCAATTCCTTTTAAGCCAAACAACACATACTGTTTGAGTGAACGAATATCCTCGTTTGTATCAAAATTGAGGGTGCTAACGTGTGTGGACTTTTCATGAAACTCGGCATCAGAAGTTGCACTCCAACCGACCATATCTTCCGTTCCTTTATAGCTCACTTTGATTTTTAGAGCATCGCGTAAACCATTGCAAGCCTTAATTGCATCTATAATTGATCGATCATCAAAATTCGCATTGGTAATGGTCATAAAGAGACAGTTAACAATGTACTTACTCTCAGCATTGGTATTAATCCTCTTTTTGCGAGCCTCAATAGCAACTGCGGCTATTCCTTGGCACGCATACACCAGCAAATCTTGAAGGTTGGCTGTGGCCTCCTTTTTACCACAAACACCGTTAATAGTACAGCCAGTGTTTTTTGCTGTTTCCTGACATTGATTACAA contains:
- a CDS encoding MFS transporter, whose product is MENFTVKGSPSQGLLGTTLGFFFGFAAVSLYGPTAIKFKEAMELTPAMIGLLVAIPALSGSLLRIPFGAWVDTTGGKKPFLILMLLSVIGLGGVTMLLNFAYPNNMHGLYGLILFFGFLSGAGIATFSVGIAQTSYWFPKSKQGMALGTYAGLGNLAPGLFSVILPFYLQSFGFNSAYFAWFLFLVLGTITYIFLGKNSYYFQYLKAGKSKEESRNLSIALGQENFPAGNVKDSLINSAKVKNTWALVALYFTTFGGFIALTAWFPVYWNQLHGFTVLKAGLFTAIFSITASLIRVYGGKFADKMGGETVSLISLSIVLFASIILSFDQSVVVGFSTTLLLAIGMGINNAAVFKLVPEYVPKAIGGASGWIGGLGAFGGFAIPPIMGAIASTNGRAGYAMGFIVFAVLASISIAIVLVLKRQRRRIVF
- a CDS encoding (2Fe-2S)-binding protein encodes the protein MEQDELICNCNEIYRSEIVKAIKEKHLKTVDEVGEATTAGTVCGQCQDDIQLILDELNK
- the hcp gene encoding hydroxylamine reductase; translation: MSMFCNQCQETAKNTGCTINGVCGKKEATANLQDLLVYACQGIAAVAIEARKKRINTNAESKYIVNCLFMTITNANFDDRSIIDAIKACNGLRDALKIKVSYKGTEDMVGWSATSDAEFHEKSTHVSTLNFDTNEDIRSLKQYVLFGLKGIAAYAEHAFNLGFEEQDIYDFIEEVLLKITKPSDLSSMLNLVLQTGEHGVQVMALLDKANTSAFGNPEISSVNIGVGKNPGILISGHDLKDIEQLLIQTEGKDIDIYTHSEMLPSHAYPKLKKYKHLVGNYGNAWHRQLEEFETFNGPILFTTNCLVPPRKTTTYNDRVFTTGATGMPEWKVLDKKLPNGHKDYSEIIELAKKCKPPQEIEKGEITIGFAHNQVLSLADKILEAVNSGAIKKIVVMSGCDARQKAREYYTEFAKQLPKDTVILTSGCAKYRYNKLNLGNINGIPRVLDAGQCNDSYSWAFVALKLKEVLGLDDINKLPIIFNIAWYEQKAIIVHLALLYLGIKNTHIGPTLPGFLTPNVLKIVQEKFGVKVSTTVEEDMKIFELN